Proteins from one Mercurialis annua linkage group LG7, ddMerAnnu1.2, whole genome shotgun sequence genomic window:
- the LOC126655749 gene encoding squalene epoxidase 3-like, translated as MSPVSIQLPPPRPQIYRSLFSSFHFSIYKTPPSPTFSPSLATSSPPLPQLTTTTSFITDSLTTTIILRSKKLNPHPNISSSHCRRYFKIMEPGFDSCVILGTFFASLFGFVFLYNLRKKIKNKKIINGNSAATLKTENYNARLHENGSADDVIIVGAGVAGAALAYTLGKDGRRVRVVERDLTEPDRIVGELLQPGGYLKLVELGLEDCVNEIDAQRILGYALFKDGKNTRLSYPLEKFHADVSGRSFHNGRFIQRMREKAATLPNVKLEQGAVTSLLEENGTIKGVQYKTKDGQELRAYAPLTIVCDGCFSNLRRFLCNSKVDVPSCFVGLVLENCQLPFANHGHVVLADPSPILFYPISSTEIRCLVDVPGQKLPSIANGEMAKYLKNVVAPQVPPVLHDAFISAIDNGNIRTMPNRSMPADPLPTPGAILMGDAFNMRHPLTGGGMTVALSDIVVLRDLLKPLRDLNDAASLTKYLESFYTLRKPVASTINTLAGALYKVFSASPDQARKEMRQACFDYLSLGGIFSSGPVALLSGLNPRPLSLVMHFFAVAIYGVGRLLLPFPSPKAFWIGGRLISSAAGIIFPIIKAEGVRQMFFPATIPAIYRPPPINDASYDKPK; from the exons atgagtCCGGTCTCAATCCAGCTGCCACCACCAAGACCACAAATTTACCGGTCATTATTTTCATCTTTTCATTTCTCCATCTATAAAACGCCACCTTCTCCTACATTCTCTCCATCACTCGCCACCTCATCGCCACCACTCCCACAACTCACCACCACCACATCATTCATAACTGACTCACTCACCACAACCATTATTTTACgttccaagaaattaaatccCCATCCGAATATTTCTTCTTCGCATTGTCGTCGTTATTTCAAGATTATGGAACCTGGTTTTGATAGTTGTGTTATTCTCGGGACTTTCTTTGCCTCTctttttgggtttgtttttcTTTACAATTTGCGtaagaaaatcaagaacaagAAAATTATCAATGGGAATAGTGCGGCCACCTTGAAAACTGAGAATTATAATGCACGGTTGCATGAAAATGGCTCCGCTGATGACGTCATTATCGTCGGTGCCGGTGTTGCCGGTGCTGCCCTTGCTTATACGCTTGGCAAG GACGGGAGAAGAGTTCGTGTAGTAGAAAGGGATTTAACAGAACCTGATAGAATTGTCGGCGAGCTGCTTCAACCAGGCGGATATTTAAAATTAGTTGAATTGGGTCTTGAAG ATTGTGTAAATGAAATTGATGCTCAGAGAATTCTTGGATATGCTCTTTTCAAAGATGGGAAAAATACTAGGCTGTCGTATCCGTTAGAAAAATTCCATGCTGATGTTTCAGGAAGGAGCTTCCATAATGGTCGTTTTATTCAGAGAATGAGAGAAAAAGCTGCCACTCTTCCGAA TGTAAAGCTGGAGCAAGGAGCAGTGACATCCCTTCTTGAAGAAAACGGGACTATCAAGGGGGTTCAATACAAAACCAAAGATGGTCAAGAACTTAGAGCCTATGCTCCTCTTACAATTGTTTGTGATGGCTGTTTCTCAAATCTGCGCCGTTTTCTATGTAATTCTAAG GTAGATGTGCCCTCTTGTTTTGTCGGTTTAGTCCTCGAGAACTGTCAACTCCCTTTTGCAAATCACGGGCATGTTGTCCTAGCAGATCCTTCACCAATCCTGTTTTATCCGATTAGCAGCACAGAGATTCGCTGTTTAGTTGATGTGCCAGGTCAAAAACTACCTTCCATTGCCAACGGTGAAATGGCCAAGTATTTAAAGAATGTGGTAGCGCCACAG GTTCCTCCTGTGCTACATGATGCGTTCATATCTGCAATAGATAACGGTAATATCAGGACGATGCCAAATAGAAGCATGCCAGCTGATCCCCTCCCGACTCCTGGAGCTATATTAATGGGTGATGCTTTCAATATGCGCCATCCGTTAACCGGAGGAGGGATGACCGTGGCACTGTCAGATATTGTTGTGCTTCGAGATCTTCTTAAGCCATTGCGTGATCTTAATGATGCAGCTTCGTTGACCAAATATCTCGAATCTTTTTATACTTTGCGCAAG CCTGTTGCATCAACGATAAACACTCTGGCAGGTGCCTTGTACAAGGTGTTCTCCGCATCTCCTGATCAAGCGAGGAAGGAAATGCGCCAAGCATGCTTTGACTATTTAAGCCTCGGGGGTATATTTTCATCAGGACCTGTGGCCTTACTATCTGGTCTAAATCCACGTCCACTAAGCCTAGTGATGCATTTCTTTGCTGTTGCAATATATGGTGTTGGTCGTCTGCTACTTCCATTTCCTTCGCCTAAGGCTTTTTGGATTGGAGGTAGACTAATCTCG AGCGCGGCAGGAATTATTTTCCCCATCATCAAAGCGGAGGGAGTCAGGCAAATGTTCTTCCCGGCCACTATCCCTGCAATATATAGACCACCTCCGATTAATGATGCATCGTATGATAAGCCAAAATAA
- the LOC126655917 gene encoding uncharacterized protein LOC126655917: MGENQNIGFRKLSVVESVSSREELAQGTYANSYDLKLKFKEEEKIISKVSHEHYTYFHLLEDCHRVFKIGTDFIDVFSDNGLRITCDNDVDFMFSWYKLECIVPIIVLERYVTIEDGGGPRVSLPGNMISTQKEIVIQKDVITQEEAEFLSLAEGIELAYGVIHGESATRAEEVTQVADVMQAGVTTQTEGVIEEEIITEEELVSMAECVTQAHGVTHAKGIAQAEVTTQTVRGRTTGRGRQIQRSMPNARRCRSLKPPRLNSDDENEPFNEFQFSDSDDNEWMDEDEINETDSDSDSSNSDASNDADFSETTDEDKLSDVGEGDLEKSSSSEDEPESKCTRRKKVRDPLKGLYSIPFTVDKEEEIVFCEGQTFKSIQTFRDILADYSIKGGYIIRKDKNDTKRVTAQCIGADCKWRIHGSLTPDGVTFMVKTLKDDHTCIRAMDNKSAFVTAKWIANKLKDSLYILFHNVIYIL, from the exons ATGGGAGAAAACCAGAATATCGGGTTTAGAAAGTTGTCAGTAGTAGAGTCTGTTTCTTCTAGAGAAGAACTTGCACAG gGAACATATGCAAATAGTTATGAtctgaaattgaaatttaaagaagaagagaaaattaTAAGTAAGGTATCTCATGAGCACTACACATATTTTCACTTATTAGAGGACTGTCACAGGGTGTTTAAGATTGGAACAGATTTCATTGATGTTTTTTCTGATAATGGTCTTCGAATAACCTGCGATAATGACGTAGATTTCATGTTTAGCTGGTATAAGCTAGAATGTATAGTTCCTATAATTGTGCTTGAAAGATATGTTACTATAGAAGATGGTGGTGGTCCTAGGGTTAGCCTGCCTGGAAATATGATTTCTACGCAGAAAGAGATTGTAATTCAAAAAGATGTTATAACTCAAGAAGAGGCAGAATTCTTATCATTGGCAGAAGGTATTGAACTGGCATATGGTGTTATACATGGAGAGAGTGCTACACGGGCAGAGGAAGTTACACAGGTAGCGGATGTTATGCAGGCAGGTGTTACAACCCAGACTGAGGGTGTAATAGAAGAAGAGATCATAACAGAGGAAGAACTCGTATCAATGGCAGAGTGCGTTACACAGGCACATGGTGTTACACATGCAAAAGGTATTGCACAGGCAGAAGTTACAACTCAGACAGTTAGAGGTAGAACGACAGGTAGAGGGAGACAGATTCAGAGGAGTATGCCAAATGCAAGAAGGTGCAGAAGTCTTAAGCCTCCAAGACTGAATTCTGATGATGAGAATGAACCTTTCAATGAGTTTCAATTTTCCGACAGCGACGATAATGAGTGGATGGATGAAGATGAAATAAATGAGACTGATAGTGACAGTGATAGTTCTAATAGCGATGCTAGCAATGATGCTGATTTTAGTGAGACAACGGACGAAGATAAACTGAGTGATGTTGGCGAAGGAGATTTAGAGAAGAGTTCATCTTCTGAAGATGAACCAGAAAGCAAGTGTACAAGAAGGAAAAAAGTAAGGGATCCTCTTAAAGGTTTATACAGTATACCATTCACAGTTGACAAGGAGGAAGAAATTGTGTTTTGTGAagggcaaacatttaaaagcaTTCAGACTTTTAGGGATATCTTAGCTGATTACAGCATTAAAGGTGGTTATATTATTCGCAAGGATAAAAATGATACCAAAAGAGTTACGGCACAATGTATAGGGGCTGATTGCAAATGGAGGATTCATGGTTCACTAACACCGGATGGAGTGACGTTTATGGTCAAAACTCTTAAAGACGATCATACTTGCATACGGGCGATGGACAACAAATCAGCTTTTGTTACTGCTAAGTGGATTGccaacaaattaaaagatagcttgtatatattatttcataacgttatttatatattatag